Proteins encoded in a region of the Zunongwangia endophytica genome:
- a CDS encoding CPBP family glutamic-type intramembrane protease → MGCYILFFMGIGFLNKFFPSIDLDRYEQSGIYEMMTDNPTIFFILAVIIAPIMEESLFRSLIKPSQNEILIFICSWILFLSLAFIPAEANVILKYALLLLSVFIIFLFLKSVIPERKMKRFQYYLHKHFRVVWILSAVIFGYVHVWNYVSGFEFNIILFFLIFPRIIAGYFMGRLKVQNKELYWPMLLHAMNNGIVVLISTNAEKITDLFI, encoded by the coding sequence ATGGGCTGTTATATTTTGTTTTTTATGGGGATAGGATTTCTAAATAAGTTCTTTCCATCAATAGATCTAGATCGTTACGAACAATCCGGGATTTACGAAATGATGACAGATAACCCCACCATCTTTTTTATTCTCGCGGTAATTATTGCTCCGATTATGGAAGAAAGTCTTTTTAGGAGTTTAATAAAGCCCTCACAAAATGAAATTCTAATATTCATTTGTTCCTGGATTTTATTTTTGAGTTTGGCTTTTATTCCTGCGGAAGCCAATGTAATTCTTAAATATGCCTTATTACTATTAAGTGTTTTTATCATCTTTTTATTTCTGAAGTCGGTAATTCCTGAAAGAAAAATGAAAAGATTTCAATATTATCTTCATAAACACTTCCGCGTAGTTTGGATTCTTTCCGCAGTAATTTTTGGTTACGTACATGTGTGGAATTACGTCTCTGGATTCGAATTCAATATTATATTATTCTTCCTCATTTTTCCACGAATAATTGCTGGTTATTTTATGGGCAGATTAAAAGTTCAGAACAAAGAATTATACTGGCCTATGCTATTACATGCTATGAATAATGGCATTGTCGTACTCATTTCTACGAATGCTGAAAAAATCACCGATCTTTTTATTTAA
- a CDS encoding L-serine ammonia-lyase produces MECISVFDMLKVGVGPSSSHTLGPWRAAQRWISELKSKGTFDLVEKIHIDLYGSLSLTGKGHATDIATILGLSGYDPVTMDISIIDTEISKIRTENILKLNQEKAIPFEIETAIKFNRKFLEYHPNGMIFRANLSNGKKCSSSFFSIGGGFVIKKARKNAKRKQDKFDEFPYPVESANQLLDYCKAENLSISELVLENERSLRSDDQIDGGLQIIWDTMLESMYIGCHTEGTLPGGLSVKRRAFEMHQRLIANEKYSNPENWIDAIRNTEVKFRQILKWVSCFALSVNEVNASLGRVVTAPTNGSAGTVPAVMMYYMVIENHQATFEDMKRFMLVAGEIGSLFKKGATISAAMGGCQAEIGVSSAMAAGGLTELLGGTPEQVLMASEIAMEHHLGLTCDPIGGLVQVPCIERNAMGAIKAINAAEIALESDATKAKVPLDKVIATMWDTAKDMNSKYKETSEGGLAVKVSLSDC; encoded by the coding sequence ATGGAATGTATTAGCGTATTCGATATGTTGAAGGTTGGGGTTGGACCTTCCAGCTCTCACACTTTGGGACCATGGCGGGCAGCGCAACGTTGGATTTCAGAATTAAAAAGCAAAGGAACCTTCGATTTAGTCGAAAAAATACATATAGATCTTTACGGTTCTCTTTCTCTAACAGGAAAAGGACACGCTACAGACATCGCAACTATTTTAGGTCTTAGTGGCTACGATCCTGTAACGATGGATATTTCGATAATTGATACTGAAATTTCTAAAATAAGAACAGAGAACATACTGAAACTAAATCAGGAAAAAGCTATTCCTTTTGAAATTGAAACGGCTATAAAATTCAATCGTAAATTTCTCGAATATCATCCTAACGGAATGATCTTTAGAGCAAATTTGTCGAACGGAAAAAAATGTTCCTCATCTTTCTTTTCTATAGGTGGCGGTTTTGTAATTAAAAAAGCAAGAAAGAATGCAAAAAGAAAACAGGACAAATTTGACGAATTTCCCTATCCGGTAGAAAGTGCCAATCAGTTACTTGACTATTGTAAAGCTGAAAATCTAAGTATTTCAGAGCTAGTTTTAGAGAATGAACGTTCGCTACGAAGCGACGACCAAATCGATGGGGGGTTACAGATAATTTGGGATACCATGCTCGAATCGATGTATATAGGTTGTCATACTGAAGGTACCTTACCCGGCGGATTAAGTGTAAAACGCCGTGCTTTCGAGATGCATCAACGCCTAATCGCAAATGAGAAATATAGCAACCCTGAAAACTGGATTGATGCGATTAGAAATACCGAAGTTAAATTTCGGCAAATATTAAAATGGGTTAGTTGTTTTGCTTTGAGTGTAAATGAGGTAAATGCCAGTTTAGGCCGCGTAGTTACCGCTCCCACAAACGGTAGTGCCGGCACAGTACCAGCAGTAATGATGTATTATATGGTTATCGAAAATCATCAGGCTACTTTCGAGGATATGAAACGTTTTATGCTAGTAGCAGGAGAAATTGGTAGTCTTTTTAAAAAGGGTGCCACAATTTCTGCAGCGATGGGTGGTTGCCAGGCCGAAATTGGAGTATCTTCAGCAATGGCTGCTGGTGGATTAACCGAATTACTGGGTGGAACACCAGAACAGGTATTGATGGCCAGTGAAATCGCCATGGAACATCATCTTGGTTTAACCTGTGATCCTATTGGAGGTTTAGTACAGGTGCCTTGTATCGAACGTAACGCGATGGGCGCTATCAAAGCGATTAATGCTGCTGAAATTGCATTAGAGAGCGACGCCACTAAAGCAAAAGTTCCACTAGATAAAGTAATTGCAACCATGTGGGATACGGCAAAAGACATGAATTCTAAATATAAAGAAACCAGCGAAGGCGGTCTTGCAGTAAAAGTAAGCCTTAGTGATTGCTAA
- the dnaK gene encoding molecular chaperone DnaK, producing the protein MSKIIGIDLGTTNSCVSVMEGNEPTVIPNAEGKRTTPSVIAFVEGGEIKVGDPAKRQAVTNPQKTIASVKRFMGNKYSESSREAGRVAYKVVKGDNDTPRVDIDGRLYTPQELSAMILQKMKKTAEDYLGQDVTEAVITVPAYFNDSQRQATKEAGEISGLKVRRIINEPTAAALAYGLDKKSSDQKIAVYDLGGGTFDISVLELGDGVFEVLSTNGDTHLGGDDFDEVIIDWLADTFQKAEDIDLRKDPMALQRLKEAAEKAKIELSSSSQTEINLPYVTATASGPKHLVESLSRSKFEQLAAELVTRSMEPVKKALKDAGLSTSDIDEVILVGGSTRIPKIQEEVESFFGKKPSKGVNPDEVVSIGAAIQGGVLTGDVKDVLLLDVTPLSLGIETMGGVNTKLIEANTTIPSKKSQTFSTAADNQPSVEIHVLQGERPMATDNKTIGRFHLDGIPPAPRGTPQIEVTFDIDANGIIKVSATDKATGKSQDIRIEASSGLTEEEIEKMRQEAEANADADKQAKEKVDKLNEADGMIFQTEKQLKEFGDKLSADKKKPIEDALEELKKAYETKELEQITPALDKLNEAWKTASEEMYKAQAEAQGGAQGAAGAEGGQAGGGEAKGGDDVEDVDFEEVK; encoded by the coding sequence ATGAGTAAGATAATTGGAATTGACTTAGGTACTACTAACTCCTGCGTTTCAGTTATGGAAGGTAACGAGCCTACGGTAATCCCTAATGCCGAAGGTAAAAGAACAACTCCTTCTGTAATTGCTTTTGTAGAAGGTGGTGAAATTAAAGTTGGAGATCCTGCAAAGCGTCAGGCTGTAACTAATCCGCAAAAAACAATTGCTTCAGTAAAAAGATTTATGGGTAATAAATACTCAGAATCTTCAAGAGAAGCAGGGCGTGTAGCCTATAAAGTAGTTAAAGGAGATAATGATACACCACGAGTAGACATCGATGGTCGTCTTTATACTCCACAGGAACTTTCAGCAATGATCCTTCAGAAAATGAAGAAAACTGCTGAAGACTATTTAGGACAGGATGTGACTGAAGCTGTAATTACAGTACCAGCATATTTTAACGATTCTCAACGTCAGGCTACAAAAGAAGCTGGTGAGATCTCTGGTCTTAAAGTAAGAAGAATTATAAACGAGCCTACTGCAGCAGCATTAGCTTATGGCCTTGATAAAAAATCAAGTGATCAAAAAATCGCTGTATATGACCTTGGTGGTGGTACTTTCGATATCTCTGTTTTAGAATTAGGAGATGGCGTATTTGAGGTATTATCTACAAATGGTGATACGCATTTAGGTGGTGATGATTTTGATGAAGTAATCATCGACTGGTTAGCAGATACGTTCCAGAAAGCTGAAGATATCGATCTTAGAAAAGATCCGATGGCTTTACAACGTCTTAAAGAAGCTGCAGAGAAAGCGAAGATTGAATTATCGTCTTCTTCTCAAACAGAAATTAATTTACCATACGTAACGGCTACTGCAAGTGGACCAAAACACTTGGTAGAATCTTTATCTAGATCTAAATTTGAGCAATTAGCTGCAGAATTAGTTACTAGATCGATGGAGCCGGTAAAGAAAGCGCTTAAAGATGCTGGTCTTTCTACTAGCGATATTGATGAGGTTATTTTAGTAGGTGGTTCTACTCGTATTCCTAAGATTCAGGAAGAAGTAGAAAGCTTCTTTGGTAAAAAACCATCTAAAGGTGTAAACCCAGATGAGGTTGTATCTATTGGTGCAGCTATTCAGGGTGGTGTATTAACTGGTGATGTTAAGGATGTATTGTTATTAGATGTTACTCCGCTTTCTCTAGGTATTGAAACTATGGGAGGAGTAAATACCAAATTGATCGAAGCGAATACAACTATTCCTTCTAAAAAATCACAAACATTCTCTACCGCTGCAGATAATCAGCCTTCAGTAGAAATTCACGTACTACAAGGTGAGCGTCCAATGGCGACAGATAATAAAACAATTGGTAGATTCCACTTAGACGGAATTCCACCAGCGCCAAGAGGAACACCTCAAATTGAAGTAACTTTTGATATCGATGCTAACGGTATTATTAAAGTAAGCGCAACAGATAAAGCGACAGGAAAATCTCAGGATATTCGTATTGAAGCTTCTTCAGGATTAACAGAAGAAGAAATCGAGAAAATGAGACAAGAAGCTGAAGCTAACGCTGATGCTGATAAACAAGCGAAAGAAAAAGTAGATAAGCTTAACGAAGCAGATGGAATGATCTTCCAGACTGAAAAGCAATTGAAAGAATTTGGAGACAAACTTTCTGCAGATAAGAAAAAACCTATCGAAGATGCTTTAGAGGAGCTTAAGAAAGCTTATGAAACTAAAGAGTTAGAACAAATAACTCCTGCATTAGACAAATTGAATGAAGCATGGAAAACAGCTTCTGAAGAAATGTATAAAGCGCAAGCTGAAGCACAAGGTGGTGCTCAGGGAGCTGCTGGTGCAGAGGGAGGACAAGCCGGAGGCGGTGAAGCCAAAGGTGGAGATGATGTAGAAGATGTAGACTTCGAAGAAGTGAAGTAA